From one Lycium ferocissimum isolate CSIRO_LF1 chromosome 5, AGI_CSIRO_Lferr_CH_V1, whole genome shotgun sequence genomic stretch:
- the LOC132055192 gene encoding uncharacterized protein LOC132055192: MKRNTVDRASGNRKTPRLSEYNFCIDVATIAAFVILNRETRHPRPIQSDPEKRDKSLICKYHHTHSHRTEDCRQLGEKVAQPFNLRYLREFLSERAKTHFENVDSNKQDRLEEPQQVIHMIMEGTDVPIEPVVKRTKIFITREKRTRNDDPDSPISFSDEDMEGIAQPHNDALVISVLVNKFRIKRVLTDPVVSLISSDGESSSTGLLD; this comes from the coding sequence ATGAAAAGAAATACTGTCGATAGAGCCTCGGGAAACAGAAAAACTCCAAGGTTATCCGAGTATAATTTCTGCATCGATGTAGCGACCATAGCGGCGTTCGTTATCCTTAACAGAGAAACAAGGCATCCAAGGCCAATCCAATCTGATCCAGAGAAACGGGATAAAAGCCTTATTTGCAAATACCATCACACTCACAGCCATCGAACCGAAGATTGTCGACAGCTGGGAGAAAAGGTTGCCCAACCATTCAATTTGAGATACCTTCGGGAATTCCTAAGTGAACGAGCAAAAACTCATTTCGAGAACGTGGACTCGAACAAGCAGGATAGGCTGGAAGAGCCTCAGCAAGTGATACACATGATCATGGAAGGAACGGACGTTCCCATTGAGCCGGTCGTAAAACGCACAAAAATTTTCATAACAAGGGAAAAGCGTACTCGGAATGACGACCCCGACAGTCCCATCTCGTTCAGTGACGAGGACATGGAAGGCATCGCGCAGCCTCATAACGACGCACTGGTAATATCTGTCcttgtcaataaatttagaatcaaACGTGTGCTAACCGATCCAGTAGTTTCGCTAATATCATCCGACGGAGAATCATCGAGCACGGGACTACTAGATTAG